The following proteins are encoded in a genomic region of Iodidimonas sp. SYSU 1G8:
- a CDS encoding response regulator, producing the protein MSKIDQFRLLLVEDNPGDADLAAERLAEVPDHQITVVDRLKHAIEVLEQTRIDAVILDLNLPDSSGIETFRQLRRVSENVAIVVYSGDSDPELRLQAMREGALDFVEKNATSYGVQVRGLLYSIERYKAQTMQRQIEAIIAANPDAVIVTDSAHAVHFVNRAAVDLFGISENELLGRTLDFPLREDEVTGIEVVRDGEKRRAEVRVARIEWHGRPALLASIRDMTDRYLMEEKLFQSQKMEAVGQLTGGVAHDINNLLQVILGNAEALVNSDRDEELRNHARYILLAAERGADLTRRLLIFARRQTLTTKAVDVTSLVKRVEALARRTLGETIRVRSRVSSDLPAATADEAQLETSLINLCLNARDAMAEGGNLTIAAQSIQIDAARTSNCDGVAPGHYVQIAVTDDGTGMTPDVVQRAFEPFFTTKAQGKGTGLGLSMVYGLMKQLGGGAVIESIPGQGTSVILYLPASVQRALSPDAAPAARKARGGSERILFVEDNDLVRSSVQVLLRRLGYEVVPMPDAHQALELLEQDSRFDLLFTDMILPGGLNGRTLANRVHARWPGIRTLFSSGYTDLHVLEVEAGEEPLDLLQKPYKQEELAERIRAVLDRRARR; encoded by the coding sequence ATGAGCAAGATTGACCAGTTCCGACTGCTTCTCGTCGAGGATAATCCCGGCGACGCGGATCTGGCCGCCGAGCGTCTGGCGGAGGTTCCCGACCACCAGATCACCGTGGTCGATCGGCTGAAGCATGCGATCGAGGTGCTGGAGCAGACCCGCATCGACGCCGTTATCCTCGATCTCAATCTGCCGGATTCATCCGGCATCGAGACCTTCCGCCAACTCCGGCGGGTCAGCGAAAACGTCGCCATCGTCGTCTACTCCGGCGACAGCGATCCGGAGCTGCGCTTGCAGGCGATGCGCGAGGGCGCGCTGGATTTCGTCGAGAAGAATGCGACCAGTTATGGCGTGCAGGTAAGGGGGCTGCTGTATTCCATCGAGCGCTACAAGGCGCAGACGATGCAGCGGCAGATCGAGGCGATCATCGCGGCCAACCCCGATGCCGTCATCGTGACCGATTCCGCGCATGCGGTGCATTTCGTGAACAGAGCCGCCGTCGACCTGTTCGGGATTTCCGAGAATGAGTTGCTGGGAAGGACATTGGATTTCCCGTTGCGTGAAGACGAGGTCACCGGCATTGAAGTGGTGCGCGACGGCGAAAAGCGCCGGGCCGAGGTCCGCGTCGCCCGCATCGAATGGCATGGCCGCCCCGCGCTGCTGGCCTCCATCCGCGACATGACCGATCGGTATCTGATGGAGGAGAAGCTCTTCCAGTCCCAGAAAATGGAGGCGGTCGGACAACTCACCGGCGGTGTCGCCCACGATATCAACAACCTGCTGCAGGTCATTCTCGGCAACGCCGAGGCTTTGGTAAACAGCGACCGGGACGAGGAACTGCGCAACCATGCCCGCTACATCCTGCTGGCGGCGGAACGGGGGGCGGACCTGACCCGCCGTCTGCTGATCTTCGCGCGGCGGCAGACCCTGACGACGAAGGCGGTCGACGTGACCTCTCTGGTCAAACGCGTGGAGGCTTTGGCGCGGCGAACGCTGGGGGAGACGATCCGGGTGCGGAGCCGGGTCTCCTCCGATCTTCCCGCGGCCACCGCCGACGAGGCCCAACTGGAGACCTCGCTGATCAATTTGTGCCTGAATGCCCGCGACGCCATGGCGGAAGGCGGCAATCTGACCATCGCCGCGCAATCGATCCAGATCGACGCGGCCCGCACCAGCAATTGCGATGGTGTCGCCCCCGGCCATTATGTGCAGATCGCGGTGACGGATGACGGCACCGGCATGACACCCGATGTCGTCCAGCGGGCCTTCGAGCCGTTCTTCACCACCAAGGCACAGGGCAAGGGAACCGGTCTCGGCCTCAGCATGGTGTACGGCCTGATGAAGCAGCTCGGCGGCGGCGCGGTAATCGAGTCCATCCCGGGCCAAGGGACGTCGGTCATCCTGTATCTGCCGGCGAGCGTGCAGCGCGCGTTGTCCCCGGATGCCGCGCCCGCCGCGCGGAAGGCCCGGGGCGGCAGCGAGAGGATTCTGTTTGTCGAGGACAATGACCTGGTGCGTTCCTCGGTACAGGTTCTGCTCAGGCGGCTCGGCTACGAGGTGGTGCCGATGCCTGACGCGCATCAGGCTCTTGAGTTGCTGGAACAGGACAGCCGGTTCGACCTGCTGTTCACCGACATGATCCTGCCGGGTGGCTTGAATGGCCGGACGCTGGCGAACCGGGTGCATGCCCGCTGGCCAGGGATCCGCACCCTGTTCAGCTCAGGCTATACGGACCTCCACGTGCTGGAGGTCGAAGCGGGCGAGGAACCGCTGGACCTGCTGCAAAAGCCCTACAAGCAGGAAGAACTCGCCGAACGCATCCGCGCGGTGCTGGACCGACGCGCCCGCCGGTAG
- a CDS encoding response regulator: MKPVKVLLVEDNDADVDLTRETFEASRLNVDLTVASDGVEAIEILTRRGVGGGDGRPDLILLDLNLPKVDGRQVLVAIKDDFDLKKIPVVVLTSSDAESDVLASYQLGANCFITKPGDLKAFQNVVQALEGFWFAVATLPTGAAEMT; this comes from the coding sequence ATGAAACCTGTCAAGGTTCTGCTGGTTGAAGACAACGACGCTGATGTGGATCTGACCCGGGAGACATTCGAGGCCAGCCGGCTCAATGTGGATCTGACAGTCGCTTCGGACGGGGTCGAGGCCATCGAGATACTGACGCGTCGCGGTGTCGGCGGGGGCGATGGGCGGCCGGATCTCATTCTGCTCGATCTCAACCTGCCGAAGGTGGACGGACGCCAGGTGCTGGTCGCCATCAAGGACGATTTCGACCTGAAAAAGATTCCGGTGGTGGTTCTGACCTCGTCGGACGCCGAAAGCGACGTACTCGCCAGTTATCAGCTTGGCGCCAACTGTTTCATTACCAAGCCGGGCGACCTAAAGGCCTTTCAGAATGTGGTGCAGGCGCTCGAAGGATTCTGGTTCGCCGTGGCGACGTTGCCGACCGGCGCCGCCGAAATGACGTGA
- a CDS encoding PAS domain S-box protein, which translates to MTLVTRLTGAMVGLAALTAGLIGIFVYRDLEETVLPVEMRRLEGDTRLLADHLADHAEGARADVLSLRGSASVDGLVRARRSGGRDPVTGLTDKQYEDQFAQLLSAVLAAKPAYVKARLIGLDDGGREIVRVDRLTGDGSVRRVARDKLQRKGVRDFVGETVRLMPGEVYVSDIDLNVEQGRVVLPAMPVLRTATPVHAADGTPFGLVILNIDMRPAFRELRQRRLPQTQLFVVNGRGDYLLHPAPQNEFAFEFGRPRRVQEDIPDLNIDPEGGAATSITTLGDRRIGLAIASVPLAEGPRISVIQAQRYAHIVGAVRAIRDSALLAGVVAALIAGIAGVILARSLARPIIQMTNAVTALQSGRAVTLPVDTAGEVGVLARAFQHYALRERMFGAALDSSEDAVIATTLDGVITGWNPAAERLYGYTAEEAIGAPARMLIEPGNETSLERNLKRIRDGHGFQDMDVVHVAKDGTRLLLEARVSAIRGPAGELIGSLGILSDVAEKRQLEAKFRLAFEASPSGMIMVDAGGVIALVNHQVERMFGYRADELVGRPVHGLVPVRFRETHPLDLQAFTAAPSARAMGEGRDLFGLRRDGSEFPIEITLQPVETAAGLLVLGVILDITERRKAAAALAAKTRELERSNAELEQFAYVASHDLREPLRMVASYTELLAERYRGSLDERADKYIGYIVDGAKRMQRLVSDLLTLSRVGTQGKAFEPTDTAAVVRRVCRSLGDAIRRQHAQIEHGDLPVVQADEGQLGQLLQNLIGNALKFHAPDRAPRITIGAVRDGATWIFSVGDNGIGIDAQYSERIFQMFQRLHARDEYEGNGIGLAIAKKIVERHGGTIRFDSRVGEGTTFYFTLLAHGTGDRS; encoded by the coding sequence ATGACGCTTGTCACCAGACTGACGGGCGCCATGGTTGGCTTGGCCGCGCTTACAGCCGGTCTCATTGGTATCTTCGTCTACCGGGATCTGGAGGAGACGGTCCTGCCGGTGGAGATGCGCCGGCTCGAAGGCGACACGCGGCTGCTGGCCGATCATCTCGCCGATCATGCGGAAGGGGCCCGCGCCGACGTTCTCTCCCTGCGAGGCTCCGCGTCGGTCGATGGCCTCGTCCGGGCGCGGCGCTCTGGCGGACGGGATCCCGTCACCGGCTTGACCGACAAGCAGTACGAGGATCAGTTCGCCCAGCTTCTGTCGGCGGTGCTCGCGGCCAAGCCTGCTTATGTCAAGGCGCGGCTGATCGGCCTTGATGATGGTGGCCGCGAGATCGTCCGGGTTGATCGCCTGACCGGGGACGGATCGGTCCGGCGTGTCGCCCGTGACAAGTTGCAGCGCAAGGGCGTGCGGGACTTCGTCGGGGAAACCGTACGGCTCATGCCGGGCGAGGTCTATGTCTCGGACATCGACCTGAATGTCGAGCAGGGCAGGGTCGTGCTGCCAGCCATGCCGGTCCTCCGCACGGCAACGCCGGTGCATGCCGCCGACGGCACGCCCTTCGGACTCGTGATCCTCAATATCGACATGCGCCCGGCATTCCGCGAACTGCGGCAGCGCCGCCTTCCTCAGACCCAACTCTTCGTCGTCAATGGACGCGGCGACTATCTTCTTCACCCGGCCCCGCAGAACGAATTCGCGTTCGAGTTCGGTCGGCCGCGGCGTGTTCAGGAGGACATTCCTGATCTGAACATTGATCCGGAAGGGGGCGCCGCGACCTCCATCACGACCCTTGGCGACCGACGGATCGGGCTCGCCATCGCATCGGTGCCGCTGGCGGAAGGGCCGCGTATCTCGGTCATCCAGGCGCAGCGCTATGCGCACATCGTCGGCGCCGTCCGGGCGATCCGGGATTCCGCATTGCTGGCGGGGGTCGTCGCGGCGCTGATCGCGGGGATCGCCGGCGTCATACTGGCCCGTTCGCTGGCCCGTCCCATCATTCAGATGACGAACGCCGTTACTGCCCTGCAATCGGGACGTGCCGTCACGCTGCCCGTCGACACAGCTGGCGAAGTGGGCGTGCTGGCGCGGGCCTTTCAGCATTATGCCCTGCGGGAGCGCATGTTCGGCGCGGCCCTCGACTCTTCGGAAGATGCCGTCATTGCCACCACGCTCGACGGTGTCATCACGGGATGGAACCCCGCGGCGGAGAGGCTGTACGGCTACACGGCCGAAGAAGCGATCGGCGCCCCCGCGCGCATGCTCATCGAGCCTGGCAACGAGACATCGCTGGAGCGGAATCTGAAACGCATCCGCGACGGCCACGGCTTCCAGGACATGGATGTGGTGCATGTGGCCAAGGATGGCACCCGCCTGCTGCTCGAGGCGCGCGTCTCCGCCATCAGAGGGCCGGCCGGAGAACTCATCGGCTCGCTCGGCATTCTGAGCGACGTCGCGGAGAAGCGACAGTTGGAGGCCAAGTTCAGGCTGGCGTTCGAGGCCTCGCCCAGCGGCATGATCATGGTGGATGCCGGCGGCGTGATCGCACTGGTGAACCACCAGGTCGAGCGCATGTTCGGCTATCGCGCCGACGAACTGGTCGGACGCCCGGTCCACGGTCTCGTGCCGGTCCGGTTTCGCGAAACACACCCGCTCGACCTTCAGGCATTCACCGCGGCGCCGTCGGCACGCGCCATGGGCGAAGGGCGTGATCTCTTCGGGCTGCGCCGGGATGGCAGCGAGTTTCCCATCGAGATCACGTTGCAGCCGGTCGAGACGGCGGCCGGCCTGCTGGTGCTGGGCGTGATCCTCGACATCACGGAGCGGCGGAAGGCGGCGGCGGCTCTTGCCGCCAAGACGAGGGAGCTGGAGCGCTCGAACGCCGAGCTGGAGCAGTTCGCCTATGTCGCGTCCCATGACCTGCGCGAGCCGCTGCGCATGGTCGCGAGCTACACGGAACTGCTGGCAGAACGGTATCGCGGCTCGCTCGACGAGCGCGCCGACAAGTACATCGGCTACATCGTCGATGGCGCCAAGCGCATGCAGCGGCTTGTCAGCGACCTGTTGACCCTGTCCCGTGTCGGCACGCAGGGCAAGGCGTTCGAGCCCACGGACACGGCAGCGGTGGTCCGGCGCGTCTGCCGCTCGCTGGGTGACGCGATCAGGCGTCAGCACGCCCAGATCGAGCACGGAGATCTGCCCGTCGTGCAGGCGGACGAGGGTCAGTTGGGGCAACTTCTCCAGAATTTGATCGGCAACGCCCTGAAATTTCATGCGCCGGATCGCGCGCCGAGGATTACCATAGGCGCCGTCCGCGATGGTGCGACATGGATATTTTCAGTAGGCGATAATGGCATCGGTATCGACGCGCAGTATTCCGAACGAATTTTTCAGATGTTTCAGCGGCTGCACGCGCGCGATGAGTATGAGGGAAACGGCATCGGGCTTGCCATCGCCAAGAAAATCGTCGAGCGACATGGCGGAACCATCCGCTTTGATTCTAGAGTAGGCGAAGGGACGACATTCTATTTTACCCTGCTTGCGCACGGCACAGGAGATCGGTCATGA
- a CDS encoding amidohydrolase family protein — translation MSYDIKIVGGTIIDGTGAPGYRGDVGIKDGRIVALGDAPEPAARTIDAGGRVVCPGFVDIHTHYDAQIMWDRMLTISPWHGVTTAVVGNCGFGVAPTRPDHRRLILQTLENVEGMSLEALEAGLGDDWGFETFPEYLDAIERKGMAINLGVLIGHTPLRMYVMGEDAVERAATPDEVARMRDIVREALQAGAVGFATSKAITHWGYAGKPVPSRLAELDEIEELASPVGEVGGMVQVNVGPGFYLKELSAIARRTGKWISWTAMLTGLFGPGGHRKQLDRTADLVEQGLNIIPQVACRPLNFEFQFETPFPFEAMPMFAELGAGTREARIARFSDPAWRQQMRESLIPVLEGWDERTTIAVYPPEPALEERNLVDVARERGVDATDLALDMALATDLKARFRTAVLNTDEAAIGEMLHDPNTVLGLSDAGAHASQLCDACFSTHLLGHWVRDKGALTLEQGVRALTSRPAEVFGITDRGRLAVGVAADVVVFDPATVGPAPIRRVYDLPGGADRLQSDAIGIDAVIVNGTLLRYHGTDHVDPAGALPGRLLRNGHASSAARLAAE, via the coding sequence ATGAGCTACGATATCAAGATTGTCGGCGGCACGATCATCGACGGCACCGGCGCGCCTGGCTATCGGGGCGATGTCGGAATCAAGGACGGTCGGATCGTCGCGCTGGGCGATGCGCCCGAGCCCGCCGCGCGGACCATCGATGCCGGAGGACGCGTGGTCTGTCCGGGTTTCGTGGATATTCATACCCATTACGACGCCCAGATCATGTGGGACCGGATGCTGACGATCTCGCCCTGGCATGGCGTGACGACGGCGGTGGTCGGCAATTGCGGCTTTGGCGTCGCGCCCACCCGGCCGGATCATCGCCGGCTGATCCTGCAAACGCTGGAGAACGTCGAGGGCATGTCCTTGGAGGCGCTCGAGGCGGGACTGGGCGACGATTGGGGCTTCGAGACCTTTCCGGAATATCTGGACGCCATCGAACGCAAGGGCATGGCGATCAACCTGGGCGTGCTGATCGGGCATACGCCGCTGCGCATGTACGTGATGGGCGAGGACGCCGTCGAGCGTGCCGCGACGCCGGACGAGGTCGCCCGCATGCGCGACATCGTGCGCGAAGCGCTGCAGGCAGGCGCCGTCGGTTTCGCGACGTCGAAGGCGATCACCCATTGGGGTTATGCCGGCAAGCCGGTGCCGAGCCGTCTGGCCGAGCTCGACGAGATCGAGGAACTGGCCAGCCCGGTCGGCGAGGTCGGCGGCATGGTACAGGTGAATGTCGGACCCGGCTTCTATCTGAAGGAGCTGTCGGCCATCGCCCGCCGCACCGGCAAATGGATCAGCTGGACCGCCATGCTCACCGGCCTCTTCGGGCCGGGCGGGCACCGCAAGCAGCTGGACCGTACCGCCGATCTGGTGGAGCAGGGGCTGAACATCATCCCGCAGGTCGCCTGCCGGCCGCTGAACTTCGAGTTCCAGTTCGAGACGCCATTCCCGTTCGAGGCCATGCCCATGTTCGCGGAACTGGGCGCGGGCACGCGCGAGGCGCGGATCGCCCGGTTCTCGGACCCGGCATGGCGCCAGCAGATGCGCGAGAGCCTGATCCCGGTGCTGGAAGGCTGGGACGAACGCACGACCATCGCGGTCTATCCGCCGGAGCCTGCGCTCGAGGAGCGCAATCTGGTGGATGTCGCGCGCGAGCGCGGCGTCGATGCGACCGACCTGGCGCTCGACATGGCGCTGGCGACCGACCTGAAAGCCCGTTTCCGTACCGCCGTCCTCAATACCGACGAGGCGGCCATCGGCGAGATGTTGCACGACCCGAACACGGTGCTCGGTCTCTCCGATGCCGGCGCGCATGCCAGCCAGCTTTGCGATGCGTGCTTCTCCACGCATCTTCTCGGTCATTGGGTGCGTGACAAGGGCGCTCTCACTCTCGAACAGGGTGTGCGCGCGCTGACATCGCGGCCCGCCGAAGTCTTCGGCATCACGGACCGGGGGCGCCTCGCCGTCGGCGTCGCCGCCGACGTTGTCGTGTTCGATCCCGCGACCGTCGGCCCGGCGCCCATCCGCCGCGTCTATGATTTGCCGGGAGGCGCCGACCGGCTGCAGTCGGACGCCATCGGCATTGATGCCGTTATCGTCAATGGCACCCTGCTGCGCTATCACGGAACGGACCACGTCGATCCCGCTGGCGCGCTACCCGGACGCCTGCTGCGCAATGGCCATGCCTCGTCAGCGGCCCGGCTCGCCGCCGAATAG
- the tenA gene encoding thiaminase II, with protein sequence MSFCEDVWRRVAPLRAAIAEMPFNKALSDGSLPRETFQFYMLQDSLYLEGYSRTLSLLSAKAPETPMMLEFAQAAQVALVVERSLHEGVFRANGLDDAAVKAAEPSPTCLNYVNFLVATAHQASIEEAVAAVLPCFWVYEEVGNAIHARAAADNPYRAWIDTYASEDFAAAVRRVIAIADALAAEASPSRVDRMAAAFVRSVQFEWMFWDSAWRRESWPV encoded by the coding sequence ATGTCGTTCTGCGAGGATGTATGGCGCCGTGTCGCGCCGCTGCGCGCCGCCATTGCCGAAATGCCCTTCAACAAGGCGCTGTCGGACGGTTCGTTGCCGCGCGAGACCTTCCAGTTCTACATGCTGCAAGACAGTCTGTATCTCGAAGGCTATTCGCGGACCCTGTCGTTGCTGTCGGCCAAGGCGCCGGAGACACCGATGATGCTGGAATTCGCCCAGGCGGCGCAGGTGGCGCTTGTGGTGGAACGGTCGCTGCACGAGGGCGTCTTCCGTGCGAACGGACTCGACGACGCCGCGGTCAAGGCGGCGGAGCCGTCACCGACCTGCCTGAACTACGTCAACTTTCTCGTCGCCACGGCGCATCAGGCCAGCATCGAGGAGGCGGTCGCGGCCGTCCTGCCGTGCTTCTGGGTCTATGAGGAAGTAGGCAACGCGATCCATGCGCGCGCCGCCGCGGACAATCCCTACCGGGCCTGGATCGACACCTATGCGAGCGAGGATTTCGCGGCGGCGGTGCGCAGGGTGATCGCCATCGCCGATGCGCTCGCCGCTGAGGCTTCGCCGTCGCGTGTCGACCGCATGGCGGCGGCCTTTGTCAGGTCGGTGCAGTTCGAATGGATGTTCTGGGACAGCGCCTGGCGCCGGGAAAGCTGGCCGGTGTGA
- a CDS encoding TonB-dependent receptor: MDKADFRSRFWGPAAVLAVSVSGFALSTSVALAQAEDAAAANAGAPRTSIETVTTQAQKVETNIQSTPVAVTAISGDTLQRSFAQDLRDLSKNTPNVMLEPVGAFQNASAFFIRGFGSTDIESAGDPGVGIFVDGVYQARSSTGLSDMLDVEAVEVLRGPQGTLFGRNTIVGAVLLNHKKPDVDEFGVSGSVLAGNYGRIDIKGVVNVPIVEGVAAVRLAMKSTNFDGFYTNTVDNKPYGGNERLTFNPSLGVVGENWDLTIRGEFARIRDDSYANVQYSQCPGTNGVPNVGAFQTVPLISVLYKGNAGLDACGIAPSKESFTVSHDNTSGRGSDFDVWGITGELNYNIPDVGTLSYVGNYRNTEEDVYNDFDATDLPVYMTRRQQDHWQTSHELRFASEFSDTVDFVAGLYYFKQRYYMEQDTFGWLFDAGFGNALRNALGVNTGTTTTFDDLNPNAGGFGATTQTNESWAAFLNVNYHITDTITLFGGLRYTEESKDFETCAPSAVNDRINRLCNTTPGLVGSTYYNSLLQLAPGDSNWSNVSPKAGVNWQATDDLFVYGSWTRGFRSGGFNGRCGTPFSCTPFDPEVADSYELGFKWDPMQELRINLTGFWLEYKNQQVPLIRQSPGGSGGGNETVTANAGSARAKGVELEVTAVPTEGLKMWGALGFLDAKRTSFCADVDGVGAFPGAPGSSCNPDDEILLTNPNPIANPNGYGYFPVDASGLPLTRAPKWTLSAGLSYEVPVGDLGFVEFAADWRYQSRSLQAAAGIPPGSTAGIQNYNGVLITPWRDNAHVFNGSVTFNEADDRYRVSFFVKNITNVRYVQSITAVAALFNFMQPNEPRHWGVEISFDL, encoded by the coding sequence ATGGACAAAGCTGACTTCAGGTCACGCTTTTGGGGTCCGGCTGCCGTCTTGGCCGTCTCCGTCTCCGGCTTCGCTCTCTCGACGAGCGTAGCACTGGCGCAGGCCGAGGATGCGGCCGCGGCGAACGCGGGCGCGCCCCGTACGTCGATCGAAACCGTCACGACCCAGGCCCAGAAGGTCGAGACGAACATCCAGTCGACCCCGGTTGCCGTCACGGCGATCTCCGGTGACACGCTGCAGCGTTCGTTCGCCCAGGATCTTCGCGATCTGAGCAAGAACACGCCGAACGTCATGCTTGAGCCGGTCGGCGCGTTCCAGAACGCCTCGGCCTTCTTCATCCGCGGCTTCGGCAGCACGGACATCGAGTCCGCCGGCGACCCCGGCGTCGGCATCTTCGTCGACGGTGTCTATCAGGCCCGTTCCTCGACCGGCCTGTCGGACATGCTCGACGTGGAAGCGGTCGAAGTCCTGCGCGGTCCGCAGGGCACCCTGTTCGGCCGCAACACCATCGTCGGCGCCGTCCTGCTGAACCACAAGAAGCCCGACGTCGATGAATTCGGCGTCTCCGGCTCGGTTCTGGCCGGCAATTACGGCCGTATCGACATCAAGGGCGTGGTCAACGTGCCGATCGTCGAAGGCGTCGCCGCCGTCCGTCTGGCGATGAAGTCGACCAATTTCGACGGCTTCTACACCAACACCGTCGACAACAAGCCCTATGGCGGCAACGAGCGCCTGACCTTCAACCCGAGCCTGGGTGTGGTCGGCGAAAACTGGGATCTGACGATCCGCGGCGAATTCGCCCGCATCCGCGACGATTCCTACGCCAACGTGCAGTACAGCCAGTGCCCGGGTACCAATGGCGTGCCGAATGTCGGCGCGTTCCAGACCGTCCCGCTGATCAGCGTGCTCTACAAGGGTAACGCCGGTCTCGACGCCTGCGGCATTGCGCCGAGCAAGGAATCGTTCACGGTCTCGCACGACAACACCAGCGGCCGCGGTTCCGACTTCGACGTGTGGGGCATCACCGGCGAGCTGAACTACAACATTCCGGACGTCGGCACGCTCAGCTACGTCGGCAACTACCGGAACACCGAAGAAGACGTGTATAACGACTTCGACGCCACCGACCTGCCGGTCTACATGACCCGCCGTCAGCAGGATCACTGGCAGACCAGCCACGAGTTGCGCTTCGCGTCCGAGTTCTCGGACACGGTCGATTTCGTCGCCGGCCTGTACTACTTCAAGCAGCGGTACTACATGGAACAGGACACTTTCGGGTGGCTGTTCGATGCCGGCTTCGGCAATGCGCTGCGTAACGCCCTGGGCGTGAACACCGGCACCACCACCACGTTCGACGATCTGAACCCGAACGCGGGCGGTTTCGGCGCCACCACCCAGACCAACGAATCCTGGGCCGCGTTCCTCAACGTGAACTACCACATCACCGACACCATCACCCTGTTCGGCGGTCTGCGGTACACGGAAGAGAGCAAGGACTTCGAAACCTGCGCGCCGTCGGCGGTGAACGACCGGATCAACCGGCTGTGCAACACCACCCCGGGCCTCGTCGGTTCCACCTACTACAACAGCCTTCTGCAGCTGGCGCCGGGCGACAGCAACTGGAGCAACGTGAGCCCCAAGGCGGGCGTGAACTGGCAGGCCACCGACGACCTGTTCGTCTACGGCAGCTGGACCCGTGGTTTCCGTTCGGGCGGCTTCAACGGCCGTTGCGGCACGCCGTTCTCGTGCACTCCGTTCGACCCCGAAGTGGCCGATTCCTATGAATTGGGCTTCAAGTGGGATCCGATGCAGGAACTGCGCATCAACCTGACCGGCTTCTGGCTGGAGTACAAGAACCAGCAGGTTCCGCTGATCCGTCAGTCTCCCGGCGGTTCGGGCGGCGGCAACGAGACCGTCACGGCCAATGCCGGTTCGGCCCGCGCCAAGGGTGTCGAACTGGAAGTGACCGCGGTTCCGACCGAAGGCCTGAAGATGTGGGGTGCTCTCGGCTTCCTCGACGCCAAGCGGACCAGCTTCTGCGCGGACGTCGATGGCGTTGGCGCCTTCCCGGGCGCGCCGGGTTCGTCGTGCAATCCGGATGACGAAATCCTGCTGACCAACCCGAACCCGATCGCCAACCCGAATGGCTACGGCTATTTCCCGGTCGACGCCTCGGGTCTGCCGCTGACCCGCGCTCCCAAGTGGACGCTGTCGGCCGGTCTGTCCTATGAAGTTCCAGTCGGCGACCTGGGCTTCGTCGAGTTCGCGGCCGACTGGCGCTATCAGTCCCGCTCGCTCCAGGCCGCAGCGGGCATTCCTCCGGGAAGCACCGCCGGCATCCAGAACTACAATGGCGTGCTGATCACCCCGTGGCGCGACAACGCGCACGTGTTCAACGGCAGCGTGACTTTCAACGAAGCCGACGACCGCTACCGCGTGTCGTTCTTCGTGAAGAACATCACCAATGTCCGTTACGTGCAGTCGATCACGGCGGTCGCCGCGCTGTTCAACTTCATGCAGCCGAACGAGCCGCGTCACTGGGGCGTCGAGATCTCCTTCGATCTCTGA